A window of the Podospora bellae-mahoneyi strain CBS 112042 chromosome 6, whole genome shotgun sequence genome harbors these coding sequences:
- the dcl1 gene encoding Dicer-like protein 1 (EggNog:ENOG503NUDM; COG:A) has translation MSPGVLLSPPGSLVEGDLLSLYGSTPDTASQTSPDASSEANDDIDTDRDEDGGSGGGKIFEVNDPPGPRKMSEKKRADNAKFDIWLEENQQTLSKGAGKLVLDEERSANWLMREFENKKIITSPRDYQLELFERAKTQNTIAVLDTGSGKTLIAALLLRWTIQNELENRSQGQPKRIAFFLVDKVALVFQQHAVLTCNLDYSVAKFCGQMLDRSSAEFWETTFQENMAIVCTSEILYQCLHHSYIRMDQINLLIFDECHHTKKNHPYARIIKDFYIQNEDNEARPRILGMTASPVDAQIDPRIAAAELEGLLHSQIATVSDPTIIQHTISCPKEEIVLEYDRRPRQWTTPLHQSIKALVGNHDHFTKAFVFTSQATAELGPWCADRYWQLFFNQEDIAKLETQAERSLLRQGAFSQLMGLDKNRVREAHELVKNHEFEQPILETRLFSSKVIELWETLHDQFSSQDLMRRCIVFVKQRNTANILVDLLKQPELKIPGLEPGILIGGGRNDSSWESSKTSYRDQVLTIIKFKKGELNCIFATSVAEEGLDIPDCNIIIRFDLYDTLIQYIQSRGRARQEKSTYIHMIERGNSEQLQKMKHLKQSEDGLRKFCEAMPDTRKLTGNNFKMDYFLRKEKGQRQYTVPETGAKLNYKQSLICLANFVSSLPHPPETNLTPEYTVNTTEGGFQSEVILPAASPIRSAIGKVHGSKAVAKCSAAFEMCLQLVRGNYLDAHLRPTLTKQLPAMRNARLAISSKKKEEYGMRMKPELWSTLGEPTELFVMALTLESPESLGRPSLPLLLLTRRRIPQVASFPIYFGKPRSSIVNFVLAGEPIEVDEAELTSLTAFTLSIFKDVFSKEYEATFYDLPYFLAPTCKDHSFDFSAPASDELIDWDTVKYVQENNIVTYNFDEPDDFFEHKYVWDPWDGARKFYLRGRRHDMKPTDPVPEGIVAPGHRAWRTTCDAHDILNYSNSLWSKSRAKFKSRGDQAVVEAELLSTQRNLLDDSLEGEDLEPKQCFLVLEPLKISPLPVQVVAMAYNFPAIIHRVDSNLVALDACNMLGLNIRPDLALEAFTKDSDNTDEQDVEQVNFQRGMGNNYERLEFLGDAFLKMATTIAIFTLIPDKDEFEYHVERMVLICNRNLFNNALEVKLEEYIRSMAFNRRTWYPEGLTLKRGKRKDIRKKHVLADKSIADVCEAIIGAAYLTAQEAGNFDMAIQAVTRMVNDKNHTMQTWSDYYAVYKKPAWQTMPTNSVQEDMAEKFYKRMGYRFQYPRLLRSAFQHPTYPTSWEKLPSYQRLEFLGDALLDMACIDHLFHRFPGADPQWLTEHKMAMVSNQFLGCLAVYIGFHRSLQHSSPAIQSEIASFVTEIEEALAAAKAAAVQEGKSESNFARDFWVDCSRPPKCLPDMIEAYVGAIFVDSSYDYQTVQDFFDKHIQFWFEDMRLYDTFANKHPVTFLGHEMQHRFRCQEWRLLTREIMVDNDEEGGMMGEKQVVCAVMVHGQKLAHAVAQSARYSKIGAAKKALRELEGLEQGGFRRRVGCDCKVVGEVEGKDGEEGEEVEIEVYGDAI, from the exons ATGTCTCCGGGTGTGCTGCTATCACCGCCGGGTAGCCTAGTTGAGGGCGACCTATTGAGTCTGTATGGTTCAACCCCAGACACTGCAAGTCAAACCTCGCCAGATGCCAGCAGTGAGGCGAATGACGATATTGACACCGACAGAGACGAGGacggtggcagtggtggagGCAAGATATTCGAGGTCAACGATCCGCCAGGGCCGCGCAAGATGtccgagaagaagagagcagACAATGCAAAGTTTGACATTTGGCTAGAGGAGAACCAGCAGACCCTGTCCAAAGGAGCTGGGAAGCTGgtgttggatgaggagaggtCTGCCAACTGGCTGATGCGCGAGTTCGAGAACAAAAAGATCATCACGAGCCCGCGAGATTACCAGCTGGAGCTTTTTGAGCGGGCCAAGACCCAAAACACAATCGCAGTGCTGGACACCG GATCGGGAAAAACGCTCATTGCCGCCTTGCTTCTGAGATGGACGATACAAAACGAGCTCGAGAACCGATCCCAAGGCCAACCGAAGCGCATTGCCTTCTTTCTCGTGGACAAAGTAGCTCTCGTCTTTCAGCAGCATGCAGTCCTGACGTGCAACCTGGACTACTCGGTAGCCAAGTTTTGCGGACAGATGCTCGATCGATCGTCAGCGGAGTTTTGGGAAACCACATTCCAGGAGAATATGGCCATCGTCTGCACCTCAGAGATTCTCTACCAATGCCTCCACCATTCATACATCCGTATGGACCAGATCAATCTCTTGATATTTGATGAGTGCCATCATACCAAGAAAAACCACCCCTATGCCCGGATCATCAAAGACTTCTACATCCAAAATGAGGACAATGAAGCACGGCCGCGCATCTTGGGAATGACCGCCTCTCCTGTTGATGCCCAGATTGATCCAAGAATTGCTGCCGCTGAGCTCGAGGGTTTACTTCACAGCCAGATCGCCACAGTTTCTGACCCAACCATCATTCAACATACCATCAGTTGTCCTAAAGAGGAGATAGTTCTGGAGTACGACAGAAGGCCTCGGCAGTGGACGACCCCTCTTCACCAGTCCATTAAGGCTCTAGTTGGGAACCATGATCACTTCACAAAGGCGTTTGTTTTCACCTCACAAGCAACAGCTGAACTGGGGCCATGGTGCGCTGACCGGTACTGGCaactcttcttcaaccaaGAGGACATTGCCAAACTCGAAACGCAAGCGGAGCGAAGTCTGCTTCGCCAAGGAGCCTTCAGTCAACTCATGGGTCTTGACAAGAACAGGGTGCGGGAGGCTCACGAGCTTGTCAAAAATCATGAATTTGAACAGCCTATTCTGGAAACTCGGCTATTCTCCTCCAAGGTCATCGAGCTCTGGGAGACTCTTCATGATCAGTTCAGCAGTCAGGATCTTATGAGACGATGCATCGTCTTTGTGAAGCAGAGAAACACAGCAAACATTCTCGttgacctcctcaaacagCCGGAACTCAAAATTCCTGGTCTTGAGCCAGGTATTCTT ATTGGCGGCGGGAGAAATGATTCCAGCTGGGAGAGCTCCAAGACTAGCTACCGCGATCAGGTCCTGACCAtcatcaagttcaagaaAGGAGAGCTCAACTGCATCTTTGCCACCTCGGTCGCGGAAGAGGGCCTTGATATTCCTGATtgcaacatcatcatcaggtTCGACTTGTATGACACGTTGATTCAGTACATCCAATCTCGTGGGCGCGCTCGTCAAGAAAAGTCGACCTACATCCACATGATTGAGAGAGGGAACTCCGAGCAATTGCAAAAGATGAAACACCTCAAGCAGAGCGAAGACGGACTCAGGAAGTTTTGCGAGGCGATGCCGGACACGCGAAAGCTGACCGGAAACAACTTCAAAATGGACTACTTTCtgaggaaagagaaaggccAACGACAGTACACTGTTCCGGAGACTGGGGCAAAGTTGAACTACAAGCAGAGTCTCATCTGTCTTGCCAACTTTGTGTCATCACTCCCACACCCGCCAGAAACGAACTTAACACCGGAATACACGGTCAATACCACCGAGGGCGGGTTTCAGTCTGAAGTCATCTTACCGGCTGCATCTCCCATCAGATCTGCCATCGGAAAAGTGCACGGCAGCAAGGCAGTAGCCAAGTGCTCAGCGGCCTTTGAGATGTGTCTTCAGCTTGTTCGGGGCAACTATTTGGACGCTCACCTTCGACCAACTCTTACCAAGCAGCTCCCCGCCATGCGTAATGCCCGTCTCGCCATCAGttccaagaagaaggaagagtATGGCATGCGCATGAAGCCGGAGCTCTGGTCAACTCTCGGCGAACCCACCGAGCTCTTTGTAATGGCCCTGACTTTGGAAAGTCCAGAGTCACTTGGCAGACCGTCATTACCACTGTTGCTGCTCACACGAAGACGGATTCCTCAAGTTGCTTCGTTCCCTATCTATTTTGGAAAGCCTCGTTCCTCAATCGTCAATTTCGTACTGGCAGGTGAACCCATTGAGGTAGATGAAGCGGAGCTAACCAGCTTGACCGCCTTCACTCTCTCGATATTCAAGGATGTTTTCAGCAAGGAATACGAGGCGACATTTTACGACTTGCCTTACTTTCTGGCTCCGACTTGCAAAGACCACTCCTTCGACTTTTCCGCGCCGGCATCAGACGAGCTTATCGATTGGGACACCGTCAAATACGTCCAAGAAAATAACATCGTTACTTACAACTTTGACGAACCGGATGACTTCTTTGAGCACAAATACGTCTGGGACCCCTGGGATGGTGCTCGCAAATTCTACCTTCGTGGACGCCGTCATGATATGAAACCTACAGACCCTGTGCCCGAAGGCATTGTCGCCCCCGGCCACAGGGCTTGGAGGACGACGTGTGACGCGCATGACATTCTGAACTACAGCAACAGTCTGTGGTCCAAATCCCGAGCCAAGTTCAAGAGCCGGGGCGACCAAGCAGTGGTGGAGGCTGAACTATTGTCCACCCAGCGTAACCTTTTGGATGACAGTCTGGAGGGCGAAGACTTGGAACCAAAGCAGTGCTTCTTGGTTTTAGAACCATTAAAGATCTCACCA CTTCCAGTTCAGGTTGTGGCTATGGCCTACAACTTTCCTGCCATCATTCACCGTGTCGATTCCAACTTGGTTGCCTTGGATGCGTGCAACATGCTGGGATTGAATATCAGGCCAGACTTGGCGCTTGAAGCCTTCACCAAGGACAGCGACAACACTGATGAACAAGATGTTGAGCAGGTTAATTTTCAGCGCGGCATGGGCAACAATTACGAGAGActggagtttttgggggATGCTTTCCTCAAAATGGCCACCACAATtgccatcttcaccctcaTTCCTGACAAGGACGAGTTTGAGTACCACGTCGAGCGCATGGTCTTGATTTGCAACCGgaacctcttcaacaacgcACTTGAGGTCAAGCTAGAAGAGTACATTCGATCCATGGCTTTCAACCGCCGCACTTGGTACCCAGAGGGCTTAACTCTCAAGCGCGGCAAACGAAAGGACATCAGGAAGAAGCATGTCTTGGCCGACAAGTCTATTGCCGATGTCTGCGAGGCTATCATCGGCGCCGCCTACCTTACTGCACAGGAAGCTGGCAACTTTGACATGGCCATTCAAGCAGTGACGAGAATGGTGAATGACAAGAACCATACGATGCAGACATGGTCTGACTACTATGCAGTGTACAAGAAACCTGCGTGGCAGACTATGCCAACAAACAGCGTGCAGGAAGACATGGCCGAAAAGTTTTACAAGAGGATGGGTTATCGATTTCAATATCCCCGTCTGCTGAGGAGCGCGTTCCAGCACCCGACTTACCCAACCTCGTGGGAGAAGCTTCCCAGCTACCAACGTCTTGAGTTCCTTGGCGACGCTTTGTTGGACATGGCATGCATTGACCATCTCTTCCATCGCTTCCCAGGGGCCGACCCCCAGTGGCTGACCGAACACAAGATGGCCATGGTCTCCAACCAGTTCTTGGGCTGTCTCGCAGTCTACATTGGCTTCCACCGATCTCTCCAGCACAGCTCTCCTGCGATCCAGTCCGAAATCGCGTCGTTCGTCACAGAAATTGAGGAGGCTCTTGCCGCTGCGAAAGCCGCTGCCGTACAAGAAGGCAAGTCAGAATCCAATTTTGCGAGAGACTTTTGGGTGGACTGCTCCCGCCCTCCGAAGTGCCTCCCAGATATGATCGAAGCTTATGTCGGCGCCATATTCGTCGACTCCTCCTACGACTACCAAACCGTCCAGGATTTCTTTGACAAGCACATCCAGTTCTGGTTTGAGGACATGAGGCTGTATGACACGTTTGCCAATAAACACCCCGTGACATTTCTGGGTCATGAGATGCAGCATCGGTTTCGGTGCCAGGAGTGGCGGTTGCTGACGAGGGAGATTATGGTTGAtaatgatgaggaggggggtatgATGGGGGAAAAGCAGGTTGTTTGTGCGGTGATGGTGCATGGGCAGAAGCTGGCGCATGCGGTGGCGCAGAGTGCGAGGTATTCCAAGATTGgggcggcgaagaaggcgctgagggagttggaggggttggagcagGGGGGGTTTAGACGGAGGGTGGGGTGTGATTGTAAGGTGgtaggggaggtggaggggaaggatggggaggagggagaagaggttgagattGAGGTGTATGGGGATGCTATTTGA
- a CDS encoding hypothetical protein (EggNog:ENOG503Q4WY; COG:S) → MPQPQHTRVVEPPPRPKRSLLTSQPSHHSNTHTASVSNQTSQTSAWSAPAPAPAPAPAPAPAPAPAPAPAPAPAPSPSPAPAPASSPAPAPAPAPAPAPAPAPAPAPAPAPAPAPAPAPAPAPAPAPAPAPAPAPAPATAMPTRTSPRQHRIYQGYDDLRQQQPSAWTSANRPAATQPAQAAHTSPYQSAAQLSRAKSRQSNRSPTPVNNASRQPQPTQSVTNTSGYSATQSSQQTTQPDSTSTSTQGYNYNQYSNTASASASRADPSNDRIGYQPYSSTPAAPSTNTTSFSNFDKALENYNQTNHMTSSTSHSTPVSQNVASSYTTAADVTPSASQWGTTSTSQTRNSHNYNTNQSASSNNSYTQQSQAVQGFNMRPQPPTMQTRSSTATYAQQSQQHHQQQAQRHQQQQQHTQQPQQQTQQHQQQSYNTYSNQPQQHTSNNQQQNWYGFQSGNNASSAYSSATAAAAGGSGGYSGSGVSHAHGGGHGGESHGQQHRSMNLSSHTYSSIDGGEQALYDLLRNNPTG, encoded by the exons ATGCCCCAGCCGCAGCACACGAGGGTGGTAGAACCACCCCCGAGGCCGAAAAGAAGCCTGCTAACTAGCCAGCCCTCTCATCACAGCAACACTCATACCGCCAGTGTCAGCAATCAGACAAGCCAAACAAGTGCTTGgtctgctcctgctcctgctcctgctcctgctcctgctcctgctcctgctcctgctcctgctcctgctcctgctcctgctcctgctccttctccttctcctgctcctgctcctgcttcttctcctgctccagctccagctccagctccagctccagctccagctccagctccagctccagctccagctccagctccagctccagctccagctccagctccagctccagctccagctccagctccagctcctgctccagctcctgctcctgctccagctACAGCGATGCCAACTCGGACTTCACCAAGACAGCATAGAA TTTACCAAGGTTATGACGACCtgcgacaacagcaaccgtCTGCTTGGACCAGTGCCAACCGTCCTGCGGCCACACAGCCTGCTCAAGCTGCACACACTTCTCCCTACCAGTCGGCGGCACAGCTTTCTCGGGCCAAGAGTCGGCAGAGCAACCGATCTCCGACCCCTGTGAACAATGCCTCGCGCCAGCCTCAGCCGACGCAGTCAGTGACAAATACCTCGGGTTACTCTGCTACTCAGTCCTCACAACAGACAACTCAGCCAGATTCGACGTCGACCTCGACACAGGGCTACAACTACAACCAGTACTCGAACACTGCCAGCGCAAGTGCTTCAAGAGCCGATCCGTCTAATGACCGCATAGGCTACCAGCCCTATTCCAGCACACCGGCAGCGCCAAGTACGAACAcgacctccttctcaaacttTGACAAGGCGCTCGAGAATTATAACCAAACAAACCACATGACCTCATCAACCAGTCATTCGACACCGGTATCTCAGAACGTAGCCTCCTCTTACACCACAGCGGCAGATGTCACACCCAGCGCTTCCCAATGGGGAACTACTTCGACTTCTCAGACCCGGAACTCTCACAACTACAACACCAATCAATCTGCTTCCAGTAACAACTCTTACACCCAACAATCCCAGGCAGTTCAGGGGTTTAACATGCGTCCTCAGCCGCCGACAATGCAGACTAGGAGCTCAACGGCGACGTATGCGCAGCAAtctcagcagcatcaccagcagcaggcacagcgtcatcagcagcaacagcagcacacccaacaaccacaacaacaaacccagcagcatcaacagcagaGTTATAATACGTACTCTAACCAACCGCAGCAGCATACGAGTAACAATCAGCAGCAGAATTGGTATGGTTTTCAGAGTGGGAATAATGCCTCGTCGGCGTACAGCTCTGCgactgcggcggcggctggtggGAGCGGGGGTTACTCGGGAAGTGGGGTGAGTCATGCTCATGGGGGAGGTCATGGGGGAGAAAGTcatgggcagcagcatcggTCGATGAATTTGTCGAGTCATACTTATAGCAGTATTGATGGGGGGGAGCAGGCGTTGTATGATTTGTTGAGAAATAATCCTACAGGGTAG
- a CDS encoding hypothetical protein (EggNog:ENOG503Q4WY; COG:S) has translation MDALLGGLGLSLGGAQQPKATCGSIFELQDKLRAALQGHVTETRADFIAETFQIRSNAVFEIPVNENENEALENASSINPSLREGVRASVGPTVIGSDGQPARRVNASDAVINQPTDDNAVQKLVASHITTSLGQIDGSQWVVRAVARTDQGWAFSYICKDSWQSWSRQAAKTPAKIVISEWSEKGGQDPIHLSRPAFDCRGCLKISFLKSSRTIEVKYEHSPLHKTVGQLIELLAPPPVAPVVKTPENKPKEPRAPRLRKEPRAPKETKTKTPRSRKRAVGEDGLPVEDSSQPKKRRKKKDSTAPAGRVGDPSERQLYNNEVYGANNAQPNGDHADPAPPVFNLPPGELERRRDVANKLLTDAGIDPQTLSTEQFNIFANQSPDLQKDSLAMLVKYGAERLRIVHPTKDGANSEQSTPSQSPPVQVPASRTPKKRSWKKKSEAELQPEEPVAPVAPIAHVYSGAVEGKKPPRGVCDNCRTHKPPKDSKRDLCVKIVSLKVGCATIPTEYGARSRMSVQRHWLHQVYQSQPPLLFQTMNLKI, from the exons ATGGACGCACTGCTCGGCGGGCTGGGTCTGAGCCTGGGCGGCGCACAACAACCGAAAGCTACGTGTGGTTCCATCTTTGAGCTCCAGGACAAGTTGCGAGCTGCTCTTCAAGGGCATGTAACCGAAACCCGCGCCGACTTCATCGCAGAGACATTCCAGATCCGGTCGAATGCCGTCTTCGAGATCCCCGTCAATGAAAACGAGAACGAAGCTTTGGAGAACGCGTCAAGCATCAATCCATCGCTTAGAGAAGGGGTGCGCGCCAGTGTTGGGCCTACAGTTATTGGCAGTGATGGACAACCCGCGCGTCGAGTCAATGCTAGTGACGCTGTCATCAATCAACCGACAGACGACAATGCGGTTCAGAAGCTTGTGGCTAGCCATATCACCACATCGCTAGGTCAGATTGATGGGAGTCAATGGGTGGTACGGGCTGTTGCACGGACCGATCAGGGCTGGGCTTTCAGCTACATTTGCAAGGACTCATGGCAGTCATGGAGTCGGCAAGCTGCGAAGACCCCCGCCAAGATTGTTATTAGTGAATGGAGCGAGAAGGGTGGACAGGATCCTATCCATCTTT CTCGACCAGCTTTCGATTGCAGAGGGTGCTTGAAGATATCCTTTCTCAAGTCATCGCGGACCATCGAGGTTAAGTACGAACACTCACCGCTTCACAAGACTGTTGGACAACTGATTGAGCTTCTTGCCCCTCCGCCAGTTGCTCCTGTCGTAAAGACACCAGAAAATAAACCGAAAGAACCCAGAGCCCCAAGGCTACGCAAAGAGCCGAGAGCGCCAAAGGAAACCAAGACAAAAACACCACGATCGAGGAAGAGAGCTGTAGGAGAGGATGGTCTTCCAGTGGAGGATTCATCACAGCCAAAGAAGCGgcgaaagaagaaggactCTACGGCCCCAGCTGGTCGGGTTGGCGACCCTTCTGAGCGACAGCTCTACAACAATGAAGTCTACGGTGCTAACAATGCTCAGCCGAACGGAGACCACGCCGATCCGGCGCCCCCGGTCTTCAACCTCCCACCAGGCGAGCTGGAGAGAAGGCGGGATGTTGCTAACAAATTACTTACTGATGCTGGAATTGACCCACAGACCTTGTCGACTGAGCAGTTTAACATCTTTGCAAATCAGTCGCCAGATTTGCAGAAGGATTCGCTGGCTATGCTTGTGAAGTATGGCGCGGAGAGACTGCGAATTGTACATCCTACCAAGGACGGGGCAAATTCAGAGCAAAGCACACCATCCCAGAGCCCTCCAGTCCAGGTGCCAGCCTCAAGGACGCCCAAAAAGAGGTCGTGGAAAAAGAAGTCGGAGGCAGAGCTCCAGCCAGAAGAGCCTGTTGCACCCGTTGCCCCTATTGCACATGTCTATTCCGGCGCGGTGGAAGGCAAGAAACCCCCACGTGGTGTGTGTGACAACTGCCGGACTCACAAGCCACCCAAAGACTCCAAG CGCGACCTGTGTGTCAAAATTGTCTCGCTAAAGGTTGGGTGTGCCACTATTCCCACAGAATACGGGGCAAGGAGTCGAATGTCGGTCCAGAGGCATTGGCTGCACCAAGTGTACCAGAGCCAGCCCCCGTTGCTATTCCAGACGATGAACCTGAAGATTTAG
- a CDS encoding ATP-dependent DNA helicase II subunit 1 (EggNog:ENOG503NW54; COG:L; BUSCO:EOG092617RY), producing MAWGDDEERRYGGEEEEDELDENDYKTQKDAVLFAIDVSASMLQPPPSSDDKKSDKDSAVVAALKCAHQFMQQRIIAQPKDMMGILLFGTERSKFRDETGSRSGSGYPHCYLFTELDVPGAEDVKKLRDLVEEGEDADEVLVPSKEPVLMSNVLFCANQIFTTNAANFGSRRLFIITDNENPHGNDKQAKSSAAVRAKDLYDLGVTIELFPVSRAKKPFDLSKFYDDIVYRSSVEEGDNPEGVKTSRSGDGLTLLNSLISNINSKQTPKRSYFSRMPFELAPGLTITVKGYMPLHQQKPARTCYVWLGGEQAQLAQSETTKVDSEARTVEKSEIKKAYKYGGEYIYFTPEEAKSLKELDTKVLRIIGFKPLANIPMWASVKKSTFIFPSEDGYVGSTRVFSALWQKLLTSKKVGIAWFVARKNANPVMVAVIPSGSLNDEDEDSTTPYLPAGLWLYPLPFADDIRSVEIKTSTKPADELTDKMREIIQNLQLPKATYNPLKYPNPALQWHYKILQAMALEEDVPDALDDLTVPKYRQIDKRVGAYMAEWKQELADKAKEFMQLRATKRELEEDDAEERPRLAKRPKAAAGSASSGGQMSNAELKAAWENDTLKKLTVAVLKDILTSKGISTTGKKVDLLERLEQWIEEHA from the exons ATGGCCtggggagatgatgaggagcgCCGCTAtggaggcgaagaggaggaggatgagttgGATGAGAAT GACTACAAAACTCAAAAAGATGCCGTACTGTTCGCCATTGACGTGAGCGCGTCCATGTTGCAGCCACCTCCGAGTAGCGACGACAAGAAGTCCGATAAGGATTCCGCCGTGGTTGCCGCCCTGAAATGCGCCCATCAATTTATGCAACAGCGTATCATTGCCCAACCAAAAGATATGATGGGTATCCTGCTGTTTGGAACTGAAAGGTCCAAATTCCGTGACGAGACTGGTAGTCGGAGTGGCTCTGGCTATCCTCACTGCTACCTCTTCACTGAGCTCGATGTCCCAGGAGCGGAGGATGTCAAGAAATTGAGAGATTTGGtagaggagggagaggatgccgATGAGGTGCTCGTTCCATCCAAGGAACCGGTACTCATGTCGAATGTGCTCTTTTGTGCCAACCAGATTTTCACGACCAATGCTGCCAACTTCGGCTCGCGAAGACTGTTCATCATCACAGACAATGAGAATCCACACGGGAACGACAAACAGGCCAAGTCATCGGCAGCTGTTCGTGCCAAGGATCTCTATGACCTTGGTGTGACGATTGAACTATTCCCTGTCAGCCGGGCGAAGAAGCCCTTCGACCTCTCAAAATTCTACGAT GATATCGTCTACCGCAGTTCGGTCGAGGAAGGGGACAACCCTGAAGGAGTCAAAACATCAAGATCTGGCGATGGCCTGACTCTTCTCAACTCCTTGATCTCCAATATCAACTCAAAACAAACACCAAAGCGATCTTATTTCTCCAGGATGCCCTTTGAGCTTGCTCCAGGTCTTACGATCACAGTCAAGGGCTACATGCCACTCCACCAGCAAAAGCCCGCCCGCACCTGCTATGTATGGCTTGGTGGAGAACAAGCCCAACTAGCTCAATCTGAAACTACCAAGGTTGATTCCGAGGCGAGAACCGTTGAGAAGAGCGAAATCAAAAAGGCCTACAAGTATGGCGGCGAGTACATTTACTTCACCCCCGAGGAAGCAAAGTCCTTGAAGGAACTCGACACCAAAGTTCTCCGCATCATCGGCTTCAAGCCACTGGCCAACATCCCAATGTGGGCCTCAGTCAAGAAGTCAACATTCATTTTCCCGAGCGAGGACGGTTACGTCGGTTCAACCCGTGTATTTTCGGCTCTTTGGCAGAAGCTATTGACTTCCAAGAAGGTCGGGATCGCATGGTTCGTTGCTCGAAAGAATGCCAATCCTGTCATGGTGGCTGTCATTCCGTCGGGAAGCCTCaacgatgaggacgaggattCAACCACACCATATCTCCCTGCAGGGCTCTGGCTTTATCCCCTGCCCTTTGCAGACGATATCAGAAGCGTTGAAATCAAGACCTCCACCAAGCCTGCGGATGAGCTGACAGACAAGATGAGAGAAATCATTCAGAACCTTCAACTGCCCAAGGCCACATACAACCCTCTTAAATACCCAAACCCTGCTTTGCAGTGGCACTACAAGATTCTCCAGGCCATGGCGCTTGAAGAGGATGTTCCAGATGCCCTGGATGACTTGACTGTGCCAAAATACAGGCAAATTGACAAGCGGGTAGGTGCGTATATGGCCGAGTGGAAACAAGAGTTGGCGGACAAGGCGAAAGAATTTATGCAACTCCGAGCCACTAAACGCGAACTCGAAGAAGACGATGCGGAAGAAAGACCACGACTGGCTAAGCGGCCAAAGGCCGCAGCAGGCAGTGCTAGTTCTGGTGGTCAAATGAGCAACGCAGAGCTCAAAGCTGCCTGGGAGAACGACACATTGAAGAAGCTCACGGTGGCTGTACTCAAGGATATCTTGACAAGCAAAGGAATCAGCACAACTGGAAAGAAGGTTGATTTGTTGGAGAGACTCGAGCAATGGATCGAGGAGCATGCGTGA